The proteins below are encoded in one region of Thermothelomyces thermophilus ATCC 42464 chromosome 1, complete sequence:
- a CDS encoding RAD5-like protein (1| DNA repair and recombination protein RAD5B [Neurospora crassa] Contains conserved domain HepA[COG0553], Superfamily II DNA/RNA helicases, SNF2 family. HIRAN[pfam08797], HIRAN domain (HIP116, Rad5p N-terminal), RAD18[COG5432], and RING[cd00162], RING-finger), giving the protein MATAGEVVVCKREPSNEYDSNAIRVDNVLGRQIGHIPRAVAAKLAPYMDSEEIAVEAVLTGEKGFYDCPIRVFLYGPSNPFARANLEERLKRDKLVKAMQLKQTRKENEQRRKAMGLKSGRSTFGFPGDEEEEMSLEQLAQASQAVNFRAGGDIAQTLAMDEDQLSRMPQAEQPEQVRAKLLPYQLQGLAWLTAKENPAYPQASSAESVQLWKRDARGRYVNMATNFTVASPPALLSGGILADDMGLGKTLQIISLIMTGGPGSTLIVAPVGVMSNWEQQIKRHVHEKHLPNVLIYHGSSRQTAAKSLNDFGVVVTSYGTLTSEAAAGGPLTKHKWRRVVLDEGHTIRNAKTKAAEAACKLNAQSRWVLTGTPIVNNIKDLHSLLKFLRITGGIEQSDVFTAVIARPLAYGDPGAEALLQSLMKDLCLRRRKDMKFVDLKLPPKTEYIHRITFWADERKKYEALLSEAQGALQDYQAKSKAGQKGRFQGVLERLLRLRQTCNHWTLCKERITDLMKLLEEQDIVPLSDENRALLQQALQLVIESQEECPVCMEPLTEPVITHCKHFFCRACICKVIEIQHKCPMCRAGLAEDKLVEPAPEHSADEDAGLDTETKSSKTEALLKILQATLKNRGSKVVIFSQWTSFLTVIQRQLDEAGYTYARIDGSMNTSQRDAAIRALDNDPSTRIMLASLSVCSVGLNLVSADTVVLADSWWAPAIEDQAVDRVHRLGQTRPTTVWRLVMEGTVEERVLDIQAEKRELVNKAFQEKQGKQKKTKETRMADILKLLA; this is encoded by the exons ATGGCTACGGCGGGTGAGGTCGTGGTCTGCAAGAGGGAGCCGTCTAACGAG TACGATTCTAATGCCATCCGGGTCGATAATGTGCTGGGGAGGCAGATCGGGCACATCCCGAGAGCCGTGGCTGCGAAGCTGGCCCCGTACATG GATAGCGAAGAGATTGCCGTTGAAGCTGTACTTACCGGCGAGAAAGGCTTCTATGACTGCCCTATTCGCGTGTTCCTGTATGGACCCAGCAACCCCTTTGCTCGGGCGAATCTGGAAGAGCGTCTGAAGAGGGACAAGCTTGTCAAGGCCATGCAGCTGAAGCAGACCCGGAAGGAAAACGAGCAGCGACGGAAAGCTATGGGTTTGAAGAGCGGCAGAAGTACTTTCGGATTCCCTggcgacgaggaagaagagatgTCTTTGGAACAATTGGCCCAGGCCAGCCAGGCCGTCAACTTTCGTGCAGGAGGGGACATTGCGCAGACATTGGCCATGGACGAAGACCAACTCTCAAGGATGCCCCAAGCAGAACAACCCGAGCAGGTGCGCGCGAAGCTGTTACCATACCAGCTACAAGGGCTCGCTTGGCTCACGGCGAAGGAGAACCCTGCTTACCCTCAGGCGAGCTCCGCAGAGTCTGTTCAGCTTTGGAAGCGCGATGCTAGGGGCCGATACGTTAACATGGCCACCAATTTCACCGTTGCGTCTCCCCCTGCTCTCCTATCTGGTGGTATTCTGGCAGACGACATGGGCCTCGGGAAAACTCTTCAGATTATCAGTCTGATCATGACTGGTGGACCAGGGAGTACGCTCATTGTTGCGCCGGTCGGCGTGATGAGCAATTGGGAGCAACAGATCAAGCGTCATGTGCACGAAAAGCACCTGCCCAATGTGCTCATATATCACGGCTCGTCTCGGCAAACTGCCGCCAAGTCGCTGAATGACTTTGGTGTCGTCGTCACGAGCTACGGCACCCTGACCAGCGAGGCAGCTGCCGGTGGTCCCCTGACTAAGCATAAATGGCGCCGGGTCGTCCTAGATGAAGGCCACACTATCCGTAACGCTAAGACgaaggcggcggaggcggcctGCAAGCTCAACGCACAGTCGAGATGGGTTCTAACGGGAACTCCTAT CGTCAACAACATCAAGGATCTTCACTCTCTCCTCAAGTTCCTTCGCATCACCGGGGGCATCGAACAGTCCGATGTTTTTACCGCGGTCATTGCACGGCCGCTAGCCTATGGCGACCCCGGCGCCGAAGCCCTTTTGCAGTCTCTCATGAAGGATCTCTGCCTCCGCCGGCGAAAGGACATGAAGTTTGTCGACCTTAAGCTCCCACCCAAGACGGAGTACATACACCGCATTACCTTCTGGGCCGATGAGAGGAAGAAATACGAGGCTTTGCT TTCCGAAGCCCAGGGCGCTCTACAAGACTATCAAGCAAAGTCTAAGGCGGGCCAGAAGGGCAGGTTTCAAGGAGTCCTTGAAAGGCTTCTCCGTCTTCGTCAGAC GTGCAACCATTGGACTCTGTGCAAAGAACGTATTACAGACTTGATGAAGCTTCTCGAGGAGCAGGACATTGTCCCACTCAGTGACGAGAACCGTGCCCTCCTGCAGCAAGCACTTCAGCTCGTCATTGAGAGTCAAGAAGAATGTCCTGTTTGCATGGAGCCTTTGACCGAGCCAGTCATTACTCACTGCAAGCACTTCTTCTGTCGCGCCTGTATCTGCAAAGTGATTGAGATCCAGCACAAATGTCCAATGTGCCGCGCGGGGCTTGCCGAGGATAAGCTGGTCGAGCCAGCACCCGAGCATTCGGCCGATGAAGATGCCGGGCTCGACACGGAGACAAAGAGCTCCAAGACGGAGGCACTCCTCAAGATTCTGCAGGCCACCCTGAAGAACCGTGGCTCCAAAGTGGTCATCTTCTCGCAATGGACTTCGTTCCTGACCGTCATCCAGCGCCAACTGGATGAGGCAGGGTACACATATGCCCGCATTGACGGAAGCATGAACACGTCTCAGCGGGATGCTGCTATTCGTGCTCTCGACAACGATCCATCTACTCGCATCATGCTGGCCAGCCTCAGCGTGTGCAGTGTTGGCTTGAACCTGGTCTCGGCAGACACTGTCGTCCTTGCTGACAGTTGGTGGGCCCCGGCCATCGAAGACCAGGCCGTCGACCGCGTCCACCGTTTGGGCCAGACCAGGCCCACCACCGTCTGGCGGCTTGTCATGGAGGGCACCGTCGAAGAGCGAGTGCTCGACATCCAAGCAGAAAAGAGGGAGCTTGTCAACAAGGCTTTCCAGGAAAAGCAGGGCAAGCAGAAGAAGACCAAGGAGACGCGGATGGCGGACATCCTCAAACTACTTGCATAA
- a CDS encoding uncharacterized protein (Contains conserved domains 5 of DUF3659[pfam12396], Protein of unknown function (DUF3659), whose protein sequence is MSSIPQKKTAPPGSWIWDKGEDATVQVHDRAQGQSAATPRSQPTVPEYQGFNDGSSAVESQSGEYTHRDNEPSNKEKEAGEDQGEVEEEPIKLKDVEPKPVGEEETEQAGDDVEAPVEADPNADLAENAKQALDRASENQPTNDARETLLKTAREDLAALQAEPLQSEEQGRQQATTQDEPDEPADQPAEEQDKGEEGEEGAAAGAEAVAAAEEAGGDEQAKPDLSVLEDGTVNKGGNVVSPDGTIVGRVVDGEVRHLAGSKTDADGNIWNSSGKVVGRAEPISDSERDALLRELAPFESFPDAVVGKDGMVVVPSGDVVGRLVQGDEAALQGKSVDPDGDILDKAGNVIGKAERWEPEPEKEPEPEPEADKSVLAGKRVNKAGNLVDGSGAIFGRVVEGDVKRMVGRMCDKKGNILSESGDVLGKADLVPEDEREGLKEGPFAELEGCTVAKDGTVVTPAGEVVGRLTSGDPKILFGRAVDEDGDILDRNGNTIGHAERWEPEQVERKKNPMSGRRVNREGNVCDEDGNLIGKLTSGDLSVCSGKEIDDDGDVVDYKSNTIGHCSLLEDIGESPEEKEKREQAERDKKLAVQMSVCIEQCLDSIRPICKMITEVSSYPSVSLSLSFMFSFSYPFPF, encoded by the coding sequence ATGAGCAGCATTccccagaagaagacggcacCGCCCGGCTCCTGGATCTGGGACAAGGGCGAGGACGCCACGGTCCAGGTCCATGACCGCGCCCAGGGCCAGTCTGCCGCGACCCCGCGCTCCCAGCCGACAGTCCCAGAGTATCAGGGGTTCAACGACGGCAGCTCCGCGGTCGAGTCCCAGAGCGGCGAGTACACTCACCGAGACAACGAACCCAGCAACAAGGAGAAGGAAGCTGGCGAAGACCAGGGAGAGGTAGAGGAGGAGCCGATCAAGTTAAAGGATGTTGAGCCGAAGCCTGTGGGTGAGGAGGAGACGGAGCAGGCTGGTGACGACGTCGAGGCTCCGGTTGAGGCGGACCCAAACGCCGACCTCGCCGAGAATGCAAAGCAGGCGTTGGACCGAGCCTCCGAGAACCAGCCGACCAATGACGCTCGTGAAACATTGCTCAAGACAGCCCGGGAAGACCTGGCTGCTCTCCAAGCCGAGCCTCTTCAGTCGGAGGAGCAAGGGAGGCAGCAAGCTACTACCCAGGATGAGCCCGATGAGCCCGCCGACCAGCCCGCCGAAGAACAAGAcaaaggagaagaaggggaagaaggagcagcagcaggagcagaagcggtggcggcggcggaagaGGCGGGAGGGGACGAGCAGGCCAAGCCGGACCTCAGCGTCCTCGAGGACGGCACGGTCAACAAGGGCGGCAACGTCGTTTCGCCCGACGGCACGATCGTCGGCCGGGTGGTCGACGGCGAGGTCAGGCACCTCGCGGGCAGCAAGACGGACGCGGACGGCAACATCTGGAACAGCAGCGGCAAGGTCGTCGGCAGGGCCGAGCCGATCTCGGACAGCGAGCGCGACGCGCTGCTGAGGGAGCTGGCGCCGTTCGAGAGCTTCCCcgacgccgtcgtcggcAAGGACGGCATGGTCGTCGTCCCCAGCGGGGACGTCGTCGGTAGGCTTGTCCAGGGAGACGAGGCGGCCCTGCAGGGAAAGAGCGTCGACCCGGACGGGGACATCCTCGACAAGGCCGGCAATGTGATTGGCAAGGCCGAGCGGTGGGAGCCCGAGCCCGAGAAGGAGCCCGAGCCCGAGCCCGAGGCGGACAAGTCCGTCCTGGCCGGGAAGCGGGTCAACAAGGCGGGCAACCTGGTGGACGGGAGCGGGGCCATCTTCGGCAGGGTCGTCGAGGGCGACGTCAAGCGGATGGTCGGCCGCATGTGCGACAAGAAGGGCAACATCCTCAGCGAGAGCGGCGACGTCCTCGGCAAGGCCGACCTGGTGCCCGAGGACGAGCGCGAGGGCCTGAAGGAGGGGCCCTTCGCCGAGCTGGAGGGCTGCACCGTCGCCAAGGACGGCACCGTCGTCACGCCGGCCGGCGAAGTCGTTGGCCGGCTGACCAGCGGAGATCCCAAGATCCTCTTCGGCCGCGCCgtcgacgaggacggcgacaTCCTCGACAGGAACGGCAACACCATCGGCCACGCCGAGCGGTGGGAGCCCGAACAGGTGGAGCGCAAGAAGAACCCCATGTCGGGCCGCCGCGTCAACCGCGAGGGCAACGTCTgcgacgaggacggcaaCCTCATCGGCAAGCTCACCTCGGGCGACCTCAGCGTCTGCTCCGGCAAGGagatcgacgacgacggggacGTGGTCGACTACAAAAGCAACACCATCGGCCACTGTTCTCTCCTCGAGGACATCGGGGAGTCGcccgaggagaaggagaagcgcGAGCAGGCCGAGAGAGACAAGAAGCTGGCCGTGCAGATGTCTGTCTGCATCGAGCAGTGCCTGGACAGCATCCGCCCCATCTGCAAGATGATCACCGAGGTCAGTTCCTACCCCTCTGTTTCCCTCTCCCTTTCTTTTATGTTCTCTTTCTCTTACCCGTTTCCTTtctaa
- a CDS encoding alternative oxidase (Alternative oxidase, mitochondrial): protein MISFKPSKLCSPKQAAQVSHAVAPVVYQVHAARLGPLASIRLAAISHQGCASQQPTPLPGRRNFSTTRVGQLQDVFPAKETPFIRRTPPAWEHPGYTEEELLAVTPGHRQPKTVGDWVAWKLVRLARWATDFATGIGREQQVDMKNPTTSVTSQKPLTEAQWLVRIIFLESIAGVPGMVGGMLRHLHSLRRLKRDNGWIETLLEESYNERMHLLVALTLGKPGWLMKTMILGAQGVFFNAMFLSYLISPKISHRFVGYLEEEAVHTYTRLIREIENGDLPKWSDPSFTVPDIAVTYWRMPEGKRTMRDLFLYIRADEAVHRGVNHTLSNLKQKEDPNPFVSVYGANEEQHKPKAALKPAGYERAEVIG, encoded by the exons ATGATCTCCTTTAAGCCAAGCAAGCTCTGCTCGCCGAAGCAAGCGGCACAAGTCAGCCACGCCGTGGCACCCGTTGTGTACCAAGTCCACGCTGCTCGACTCGGGCCTCTTGCATCCATACGTCTAGCGGCGATTAGCCATCAGGGCTGCGCCTCTCAGCAACCCACTCCGTTGCCTGGCAGACGCAACTTCTCGACAACGAGGGTCGGCCAGCTTCAGGATGTCTTCCCAGCCAAGGAGACGCCTTTCATCCGCCGGACGCCCCCGGCATGGGAACATCCTGGCTACACCGAGGAGGAACTTCTAGCAGTCACTCCCGGGCATAGGCAGCCTAAAACGGTGGGCGACTGGGTTGCATGGAAGCTGGTCCGCTTGGCCCG GTGGGCAACGGATTTCGCAACCGGTATCGGGCGAGAGCAGCAGGTTGACATGAAGAATCCGACTACCTCAGTAACGTCCCAGAAACCGTTAACCGAGGCCCAATGG CTTGTGAGGATTATCTTCCTCGAATCAATTGCGGGCGTTCCTGGGATGGTTGGTGGTATGTTGCGCCACCTCCACTCCCTCCGCCGCCTCAAGAGAGACAACGGCTGGATCGAGACCCTCCTCGAGGAGTCATACAATGAGAGGATGCACTTGCTTGTGGCCTTGACTCTTGGCAAACCCGGATGGCTGATGAAGACGATGATCCTTGGGGCGCAAGGCGTCTTCTTCAACGCCATGTTCCTCAGCTACTTGATCTCACCCAAGATCTCGCACAGATTTGTGGGCTACCTAGAGGAAGAAGCCGTACACACATACACGCGCCTGATCCGCGAGATTGAGAACGGCGACCTTCCGAAATGGTCTGACCCCAGCTTTACGGTTCCGGACATCGCCGTGACCTACTGGCGAATGCCCGAGGGAAAGCGGACGATGAGGGACCTGTTTCTCTACATCAGAGCTGACGAGGCGGTCCACCGTGGGGTCAACCATACCCTGAGCAACTTGAAGCAAAAGGAGGACCCGAACCCGTTCGTTTCCGTCTATGGGGCCAATGAGGAACAACACAAGCCCAAGGCGGCCCTGAAGCCGGCGGGATATGAGCGGGCAGAGGTTATCGGCTAG
- a CDS encoding glycoside hydrolase family 61 protein, with protein MHPSLLFTLGLASVLVPLSSAHTTFTTLFVNDVNQGDGTCIRMAKKGNVATHPLAGGLDSEDMACGRDGQEPVAFTCPAPAGAKLTLEFRMWADASQSGSIDPSHLGVMAIYLKKVSDMKSDAAAGPGWFKIWDQGYDLAAKKWATEKLIDNNGLLSVNLPTGLPTGYYLARQEIITLQNVTNDRPEPQFYVGCAQLYVEGTSDSPIPSDKTVSIPGHISDPADPGLTFNVYTGDASTYKPPGPEVYFPTTTTTSSSSSSGSSDNKGARRQQTPDDKQADGLVPADCLVKNANWCAAALPPYTDEAGCWAAAEDCNKQLDACYTSAPPSGSKGCKVWEEQVCTVVSQKCEAGDFKGPPQLGKELGEGIDEPIPGGKLPPAVNAGENGNHGGGGGDDGDDDNDEAGAGAASTPTFAAPGAAKTPQPNSERARRREAHWRRLESAE; from the exons ATGCACCCCTCCCTTCTTTTCACGCTTGGGCTGGCGAGCGTGCTTGTCCCCCTCTCGTCTGCACACACTACCTTCACGACCCTCTTCGTCAACGATGTCAACCAAGGTGATGGTACCTGCATTCGCATGGCGAAGAAGGGCAATGTCGCCACCCATCCTCTCGCAGGCGGTCTCGACTCCGAAGACATGGCCTGTG GTCGGGATGGTCAAGAACCCGTGGCATTTACGTGTCCGGCCCCAGCTGGTGCCAAGTTGACTCTCGAGTTTCGCATGTGGGCCGATGCTTCGCAGTCCGGATCGATCGATCCATCCCACCTTGGCGTCATGGCCATCTACCTCAAGAAGGTTTCCGACATGAAATCTGACGCGGCCGCTGGCCCGGGCTGGTTCAAGATTTGGGACCAAGGCTACGACTTGGCGGCCAAGAAGTGGGCCACCGAGAAGCTCATCGACAACAACGGCCTCCTGAGCGTCAACCTTCCAACCGGCTTACCAACCGGCTACTACCTCGCCCGCCAGGAGATCATCACGCTCCAAAACGTTACCAATGACAGGCCAGAGCCCCAGTTCTACGTCGGCTGCGCACAGCTCTACGTCGAGGGCACCTCGGACTCACCCATCCCCTCGGACAAGACGGTCTCCATTCCCGGCCACATCAGCGACCCGGCCGACCCGGGCCTGACCTTCAACGTCTACACGGGCGACGCATCCACCTACAAGCCGCCCGGCCCCGAGGTTTACttccccaccaccaccaccacctcctcctcctcctcctccggaaGCAGCGACAACAAGGGAGCCAGGCGCCAGCAAACCCCCGACGACAAGCAGGCCGACGGCCTCGTTCCAGCCGACTGCCTCGTCAAGAACGCGAACTGGTGCGCCGCTGCCCTGCCGCCGTACACCGACGAGGCCGGCTGctgggccgccgccgaggactGCAACAAGCAGCTGGACGCGTGCTACACCAGCGCACCCCCCTCGGGCAGCAAGGGGTGCAAGGTCTGGGAGGAGCAGGTGTGCACCGTCGTCTCGCAGAAGTGCGAGGCCGGGGATTTCAAGGGGCCCCCGCAGCTCGGGAAGGAGCTCGGCGAGGGGATCGATGAGCCTATTCCGGGGGGAAAGCTGCCCCCGGCGGTCAACGCGGGAGAGAACGGGAATCATGGcggaggtggtggtgatgatggtgatgatgataatGATGAGGCCGGGGCTGGGGCAGCGTCGACTCCGACTTTTGCTGCTCCTGGTGCGGCCAAGACTCCCCAACCAAACTCCGAGAGGGCCCGGCGCCGTGAGGCGCATTGGCGGCGACTGGAATCTGCTGAGTAG